The following are encoded together in the Adhaeribacter arboris genome:
- a CDS encoding choice-of-anchor tandem repeat GloVer-containing protein yields MKQFLPSLFGGSHLLPWLVCNPLILFFSPRLVPAKIVVVLLILLTCRQVQAQEVLMGLTSDYGLQGGGTAFSVKTDGTSFAVHKTFTKLGSNPGGELLQSKDGNFYGMTARGGASNYGTIFKMTPAGKVTIMFHFAGYDGNAPVSNNLIQAKDGNFYGMTSSGGMNNNGAEPGVAFKITPGGEYKVIYNFTRNEGYRPYGDLLQGPDGNFYGMTYYGGTFDKGTVFKLTPTGTHTVLHNFNGTSRGGWPTGNLVLGNDGNYYGLTTSAGANQLGTVFKITPTGAFTLLHTFELATGGTPVGSLVKGKDGNFYGVTTAGGDNYSGTIFRITAKGIYKVLHHYGFDAIGDTPKRSLILGKDGNLYGTTMNGGDWFNGTIYKVTPNGTVSALHAFSPTEDGGRASGLMQASDGYLYGMNEIGGPQGDGVIYRILPNGSNFKKLVDLPGSFGGVAPRGGLTQGRDGFFYGMTEWGGEFNHGTIFRLCSDGSYKILRSLDDVNDGGYPRGDLLLGKDGNFYGLTSHGGVNGSGTYFRMTPKGDFTVLYSFQNDDTGYSPWGTLLDGNDGYYYGMTNAGGDFLAGVIFRVTSNGDYTVLHSFDNYEDGSSPQGNLIKGKDGNFYGLTNVGGDYNTGTFFKMAPNGTVTKLHSFYQYEDGDKPSGSLVQGKDGNFYGMAARGGKNGHGTIFKFTPAGKITVLKFMTDEISDGANPHGSLIMDKEGNFYGLTWGGGHNFSGIVFKITPEGNYTVLHHLDGPTEGRSPFGSLIFRKANPVAYAQTVTTAVNTAKGITLKGTGGSPLVYEIISQPKNGTLSGSGAKRTYTPNTGFSGTDSFSYRVSWGCQSSTTKTVTIQVGTSVVNTIRINSGGGALSTSQGSFIADMYFSGATSVSSTTTAITNTTDDGLYQENRRTSAAGGSFQYVIPVNKGTYLVRLHFAEIYYKTAGQRKFNVTAEGTSWLNNYDIYQAAGGALKAIVVTKNITVTDGTLDLNFVSTVDKACVSAIEVLPAAGIEQVTSDIPARGERELVTRLYPNPVTNKFTVDLKVPAEQIRISIIDASGIPVKTNIQPQVDAGKLEFMVDQLPPGLYTLLVNSTGNQQILRFIKK; encoded by the coding sequence ATGAAACAATTTTTACCTTCCCTTTTCGGGGGAAGCCATCTTCTTCCATGGTTGGTTTGCAACCCGCTTATACTCTTCTTTTCGCCCCGGTTAGTACCCGCCAAAATAGTTGTGGTACTGCTTATTTTGCTTACGTGCCGGCAAGTTCAAGCCCAGGAGGTATTAATGGGTCTAACCTCTGATTACGGTTTACAAGGCGGTGGTACTGCTTTTTCCGTTAAAACAGATGGTACTAGCTTTGCGGTGCATAAAACTTTTACTAAGCTGGGTTCTAACCCTGGCGGGGAGTTGCTGCAAAGCAAGGATGGCAACTTTTATGGGATGACTGCTCGCGGAGGCGCCAGTAATTACGGAACTATTTTTAAAATGACGCCCGCGGGCAAAGTTACTATTATGTTTCATTTTGCCGGCTATGATGGCAATGCACCGGTTAGTAATAATCTTATACAAGCCAAAGACGGTAACTTTTATGGGATGACCTCCTCCGGGGGGATGAATAATAACGGAGCAGAACCCGGCGTGGCCTTTAAAATAACTCCCGGCGGGGAGTATAAGGTAATTTATAACTTCACCCGTAACGAAGGGTACCGGCCTTACGGCGATTTACTGCAAGGCCCGGATGGCAACTTTTATGGCATGACCTATTACGGCGGTACTTTTGATAAGGGTACTGTTTTTAAGTTAACGCCAACGGGTACACATACCGTCCTGCATAATTTTAACGGTACTTCCCGGGGCGGCTGGCCAACCGGTAATTTAGTGCTCGGCAACGATGGCAATTACTATGGCCTTACCACGAGCGCTGGTGCTAACCAGTTGGGTACCGTTTTTAAAATAACTCCTACCGGTGCCTTTACTTTGCTGCATACCTTTGAATTAGCTACCGGGGGTACTCCTGTCGGTAGCTTGGTGAAAGGGAAAGACGGCAACTTCTACGGCGTTACCACGGCCGGCGGCGATAACTATAGCGGTACTATCTTCCGGATAACGGCCAAAGGCATTTATAAAGTACTCCACCATTACGGCTTCGATGCCATAGGGGATACTCCTAAAAGAAGTTTGATACTGGGAAAAGATGGCAACTTGTACGGAACCACCATGAACGGCGGCGATTGGTTTAACGGAACGATTTATAAAGTAACACCTAATGGTACCGTAAGTGCTTTACACGCTTTTTCTCCAACCGAAGACGGCGGGCGGGCAAGCGGTCTGATGCAAGCTTCGGATGGCTATTTGTACGGCATGAACGAAATCGGTGGACCTCAAGGGGATGGTGTTATCTATCGTATTTTACCCAATGGCAGTAATTTTAAAAAATTAGTAGACTTGCCCGGTTCTTTTGGCGGGGTAGCTCCCCGGGGTGGTTTAACACAAGGCCGCGACGGCTTTTTCTACGGCATGACCGAATGGGGCGGGGAATTTAATCACGGTACTATTTTCCGGTTGTGCTCCGATGGCTCCTATAAAATATTGCGGTCATTGGATGATGTAAACGATGGAGGATACCCGCGGGGAGACTTGCTACTGGGGAAAGACGGCAATTTTTACGGTTTAACTAGCCACGGCGGGGTTAATGGCAGCGGTACTTATTTCCGGATGACGCCTAAAGGTGATTTTACCGTGTTGTATTCCTTCCAGAACGACGATACCGGTTATTCGCCCTGGGGTACTTTATTGGATGGCAACGATGGCTATTATTACGGCATGACCAATGCCGGAGGTGATTTTTTAGCCGGGGTTATTTTCCGGGTTACGTCAAATGGCGATTATACCGTATTGCACAGTTTTGATAATTACGAGGATGGTTCCTCACCCCAAGGCAATTTAATTAAAGGTAAAGACGGTAATTTCTACGGTTTAACCAACGTAGGCGGAGATTATAATACGGGCACTTTTTTTAAAATGGCTCCTAATGGTACCGTTACCAAACTGCATTCTTTCTACCAATACGAAGATGGTGACAAGCCATCCGGTAGCCTGGTGCAAGGCAAAGACGGTAATTTTTACGGGATGGCTGCCCGGGGTGGTAAAAACGGACATGGTACAATTTTTAAATTTACCCCCGCCGGCAAAATAACCGTTCTGAAATTCATGACGGATGAGATCTCGGATGGCGCTAACCCGCACGGTAGTTTGATAATGGATAAGGAGGGCAACTTTTACGGTTTAACCTGGGGCGGCGGGCATAACTTTAGCGGTATCGTTTTTAAAATTACGCCGGAAGGCAATTATACCGTTCTGCACCACCTGGATGGGCCTACCGAAGGCAGAAGCCCTTTTGGTAGTCTGATTTTCCGGAAAGCTAATCCAGTAGCCTACGCGCAGACTGTTACTACAGCGGTGAATACGGCCAAAGGCATAACCTTAAAAGGCACGGGTGGCAGTCCGCTGGTGTACGAGATTATCTCCCAACCAAAGAATGGAACGCTAAGTGGCTCAGGGGCCAAACGCACCTACACCCCTAATACAGGTTTTAGCGGTACCGATTCGTTTAGCTACCGGGTTAGTTGGGGCTGCCAGAGTTCTACTACAAAAACCGTTACCATTCAAGTGGGTACTTCTGTGGTTAATACCATACGGATAAACAGTGGGGGAGGGGCGCTCAGTACGTCGCAGGGTAGTTTTATTGCGGATATGTACTTTAGCGGCGCTACCAGCGTGTCGAGTACCACCACCGCTATAACCAATACTACTGACGATGGATTGTACCAGGAGAATCGCCGCACCAGCGCTGCCGGAGGTAGTTTCCAATACGTTATTCCGGTGAATAAAGGTACCTACCTAGTAAGGCTGCATTTTGCCGAAATTTATTATAAGACCGCTGGTCAACGCAAGTTTAACGTGACCGCAGAAGGAACCAGTTGGTTGAATAACTACGACATTTACCAAGCGGCGGGAGGAGCATTAAAAGCAATTGTAGTTACCAAAAACATAACTGTAACGGATGGCACCCTGGACCTAAATTTTGTGTCTACCGTGGATAAAGCTTGTGTGTCGGCGATTGAAGTGCTGCCGGCGGCCGGAATAGAACAAGTAACCTCCGATATTCCTGCAAGAGGGGAGAGGGAATTGGTAACGCGCCTGTATCCGAACCCAGTTACGAATAAGTTTACCGTAGATTTAAAAGTACCCGCCGAGCAAATTAGAATTTCTATTATAGATGCTTCGGGTATTCCAGTAAAAACCAATATTCAACCCCAGGTAGATGCCGGTAAATTAGAATTTATGGTTGACCAACTGCCGCCAGGTTTGTACACTTTACTGGTGAATTCTACTGGTAATCAGCAGATTTTACGATTTATTAAAAAGTAA
- a CDS encoding DUF6588 family protein, whose amino-acid sequence MRKTYLLILTIGLFLIKNSVLAQSETAELIKSGIINAELLAKAYGTPLSKAFGTDINTGWITTGQAFKPGRFEIRVFANASFVPQKDRTFDVSTIGLNSNVRVAPGSGTVAPTVFGDDTPGPLLNVYAIRPDTKQEEQVASFNTPEGIGTQVAPIPMAQVTIGLVKETELMVRFIPKSTIGDFEADLWGVGLKNNVAKWLPGLNRLSFDIAVAAAYSAFRSSYGLQLRPQNNVANPNPLDYTNQKVVFNTKAFAAQVIASKTISVITGYAGVSYGKSNTTTAMLGNYPVTVLREQPSYTREIQNIINPVNIPTEYNQLGLMGGFRLKLSVLSINAEGTLAKYPTVSAGIGLGYN is encoded by the coding sequence ATGAGAAAAACGTATCTTCTTATTTTAACTATTGGTTTATTCTTAATAAAAAATTCTGTTTTAGCTCAATCCGAAACGGCTGAGTTAATAAAAAGTGGAATTATAAATGCCGAACTATTAGCAAAAGCGTATGGTACTCCTTTAAGTAAGGCTTTCGGTACCGATATAAATACCGGCTGGATAACCACTGGCCAGGCTTTTAAACCAGGACGTTTCGAAATTCGGGTATTTGCCAATGCTTCATTTGTACCCCAAAAAGATCGGACATTTGATGTAAGTACCATTGGTTTAAATTCAAACGTTCGGGTAGCTCCGGGTAGCGGAACCGTAGCTCCAACCGTTTTTGGCGATGATACTCCCGGTCCATTATTAAACGTTTACGCCATTCGCCCCGACACCAAGCAAGAAGAACAAGTAGCTTCTTTTAACACTCCCGAAGGCATTGGCACCCAGGTAGCGCCTATTCCAATGGCTCAGGTAACGATTGGGCTGGTAAAAGAAACGGAGTTGATGGTGCGGTTTATTCCTAAAAGTACCATTGGTGATTTTGAAGCAGATTTATGGGGTGTTGGCCTGAAAAATAATGTGGCGAAATGGCTTCCTGGTTTAAATAGATTATCTTTTGATATTGCAGTGGCCGCAGCTTATTCGGCTTTTAGATCGAGTTATGGCTTACAATTAAGGCCCCAAAACAACGTTGCGAATCCTAACCCGTTAGATTATACGAACCAGAAAGTTGTTTTTAATACCAAAGCTTTTGCTGCCCAAGTGATAGCCTCTAAAACTATTTCGGTGATTACGGGGTATGCGGGAGTAAGTTATGGCAAGAGTAATACTACTACTGCGATGTTAGGCAATTATCCCGTTACGGTTCTACGCGAACAGCCTTCTTACACCCGGGAAATCCAAAATATAATTAATCCGGTAAATATTCCAACCGAATACAACCAACTGGGATTAATGGGTGGCTTCCGTTTAAAATTATCGGTTTTGAGTATTAATGCCGAAGGAACTTTAGCAAAATACCCTACTGTTTCGGCTGGTATAGGTTTAGGTTATAACTAA
- a CDS encoding class I SAM-dependent methyltransferase, whose protein sequence is MPLFLKFSGFILILVVISRPLGCNYDSQATTSNLPADSLYVYKPPVDPNGIGKYYRGRQIAYTMGHSEASWLERTEREKEERTDLLLQALNLRPTDVVADIGAGSGYMTFRISPLVPKGKVLAVEVQQEFLNMLLDNRILNNAFNVEPILGSLRNPNLPNQSVDVALLVDSYHEFSYPHEMLLAIKKSLKTHGRLVLVEYKAEDPYVPIKALHRMSQKQAVKEVTGVGLKFVENQGILPLQHILVFEKTTK, encoded by the coding sequence ATGCCATTATTTTTAAAATTCAGCGGGTTTATTTTAATTCTGGTAGTTATTAGCCGGCCTTTGGGTTGTAATTATGATAGCCAAGCCACTACCTCTAACCTGCCTGCCGATTCGCTGTACGTATACAAACCGCCAGTAGATCCCAATGGAATTGGCAAGTACTACCGGGGCCGTCAAATTGCCTATACAATGGGTCATTCCGAAGCTAGTTGGCTCGAGCGTACCGAACGGGAAAAAGAAGAACGTACCGATTTATTATTGCAGGCGTTAAATCTTCGACCTACTGATGTTGTAGCGGATATTGGAGCCGGAAGCGGCTACATGACCTTTCGCATTAGTCCTTTGGTGCCGAAAGGTAAAGTACTGGCGGTTGAGGTGCAACAGGAATTTTTAAATATGTTGTTAGATAACCGTATTTTAAACAATGCTTTTAACGTGGAACCTATTCTGGGCTCGTTACGCAATCCTAATTTGCCGAATCAAAGCGTAGATGTTGCTTTGCTGGTAGATTCGTACCACGAGTTTTCTTATCCGCACGAAATGCTGTTGGCCATTAAAAAATCTTTAAAAACGCACGGCCGGCTCGTGTTAGTAGAATATAAAGCCGAAGATCCTTACGTACCCATTAAAGCCTTACACCGGATGTCACAGAAACAGGCTGTAAAAGAAGTTACCGGTGTTGGCCTGAAATTCGTGGAGAACCAAGGTATTTTGCCCCTTCAGCACATCCTCGTTTTTGAAAAGACTACAAAATAA
- a CDS encoding TMEM175 family protein encodes MDTFSDKSKREFQLERMILFSDAVFAIAITLLVIEIKVPHLEVQSDQAVIQELLHLLPKILGFITSFFVIGIYWTVHHRIFGTVINYNAKLLWLNLLFLLSIALMPFSTALYSEFYMPHLIVPYLFYTVNISLIGVLNYTIVKHINNPKNQLKEEYEEPNLVKAAYARALMMPIIFIIGLIVGLLTFPALGRLCPVLIPVYLTLVNKWFRPARN; translated from the coding sequence ATGGATACTTTTTCAGATAAATCAAAAAGAGAATTTCAGTTAGAAAGAATGATTCTTTTTAGTGATGCGGTATTTGCTATTGCTATTACCTTATTAGTGATCGAGATTAAAGTACCCCACCTGGAAGTGCAATCCGACCAAGCCGTAATTCAGGAGTTGCTTCATTTATTACCAAAAATATTGGGTTTTATTACCAGCTTTTTTGTAATCGGAATCTATTGGACGGTCCATCATCGTATTTTCGGCACTGTTATTAACTACAATGCAAAATTACTTTGGCTTAACTTGTTATTCTTGTTGAGTATTGCTTTAATGCCATTCAGCACGGCTCTGTACAGTGAATTTTACATGCCGCACTTAATTGTACCGTATTTATTTTACACCGTTAATATTTCTTTAATCGGAGTACTAAACTATACCATAGTAAAACACATTAACAATCCAAAGAACCAATTAAAAGAAGAATACGAAGAACCTAACTTGGTAAAAGCAGCTTATGCCCGGGCCCTTATGATGCCCATTATATTTATTATAGGTTTAATAGTTGGCTTGCTTACTTTCCCTGCATTAGGCCGATTGTGCCCTGTTCTGATTCCTGTTTATTTAACGTTAGTAAATAAATGGTTTCGCCCAGCCCGTAATTAA
- a CDS encoding Rieske (2Fe-2S) protein: MPEFSPTRQHKLFDSIAAAEQSLPLGKPQKLWVTGRAEAICLVRTRKGIFAVSDVCPHLGESLSKGTTNYLNEVVCPWHSYRFSLLNGQECTNRTSNLKTFPVKVQPDGIYLQL; encoded by the coding sequence ATGCCTGAATTCTCCCCTACCCGGCAACATAAATTGTTTGATTCTATAGCTGCGGCAGAACAATCTTTACCCTTAGGCAAACCTCAAAAATTATGGGTAACAGGCCGGGCAGAAGCTATTTGTTTGGTCAGAACGCGTAAAGGTATTTTTGCGGTTTCGGATGTTTGCCCGCACCTTGGCGAGTCGTTAAGCAAAGGCACTACTAATTACCTAAACGAAGTAGTATGTCCCTGGCACAGTTATCGTTTTTCTTTGCTCAACGGCCAGGAATGCACTAATCGAACATCCAATCTGAAGACCTTTCCGGTGAAGGTACAACCCGATGGAATTTATCTGCAGTTGTAA
- a CDS encoding peptidylprolyl isomerase, with product MTIQTTHFIKNTLVNKCLLVLLLVGVSFTESLAKGKSKKDTIVTISTQFGDMVVVLFDETPQHKTNFLKLAKEGFYNNTTFHRIIDDFMIQGGDKNSKDDDKTNDGAGDIGYQIPAEFNPKFKHVRGALAAARQGDFVNPKRESSGSQFYLVENHAGTPHLDNQYTVFGQVISGLDVIDKIAEQPKGPRDRPLADIRMTMKVEKLKKKKITKRYGYSYPA from the coding sequence ATGACTATCCAAACAACTCATTTTATTAAAAATACTCTAGTTAATAAGTGTCTCTTAGTACTTTTGCTGGTAGGCGTAAGTTTTACGGAAAGTTTAGCAAAAGGCAAATCTAAGAAAGATACAATTGTTACTATTTCTACCCAGTTCGGTGATATGGTTGTGGTACTCTTCGACGAAACGCCCCAACACAAGACGAATTTCTTAAAACTGGCAAAAGAAGGATTTTATAATAATACCACTTTCCATCGCATTATTGATGATTTTATGATTCAAGGGGGAGATAAGAACTCCAAAGATGACGATAAAACCAATGACGGCGCCGGCGATATTGGTTACCAGATTCCGGCTGAGTTTAACCCGAAGTTTAAACACGTGCGAGGCGCCTTAGCCGCCGCCCGCCAGGGCGACTTCGTTAACCCTAAACGGGAGTCGAGTGGCTCGCAATTTTACCTTGTCGAGAACCACGCCGGTACGCCGCATCTGGATAATCAATATACCGTTTTTGGCCAGGTTATTAGTGGTTTAGATGTAATTGATAAAATTGCCGAACAACCAAAAGGCCCTCGTGATCGCCCTCTAGCGGATATCCGGATGACGATGAAAGTGGAAAAGTTAAAAAAGAAGAAAATTACAAAACGTTACGGCTACTCTTATCCCGCTTAA
- the hemC gene encoding hydroxymethylbilane synthase, which produces MPEPAENTIRIATRGSRLALWQTHHVAELLRAANFAVEIEVIQTKGDLVLDRSLDKIGAKGVFTEELEESLRNGTVDIAVHSAKDLQSTLPDDLEILAFMEREKVNDVVISFDSSFTLDREQIVIGTSSTRRRALLKRYYPDVITAECRGNLQTRLQKLKDKQYDAILLAYAGVYRMQYSHLITEILPADKFVPAAGQGSIAIECAKNLPLTKKLALRNCLDHEPTHICLTAERAFLRTMEGGCSIPSFALATLHVAHIEITGGIVSLDGQQMITDTLQAPPHEADALGTHLAQNILAMGGDEILTSIKKERF; this is translated from the coding sequence ATGCCCGAACCGGCTGAAAATACCATTCGTATTGCTACCCGCGGTAGTCGCTTAGCGCTTTGGCAAACCCACCACGTGGCCGAATTGCTCCGGGCGGCTAATTTTGCGGTAGAAATAGAAGTTATTCAAACGAAGGGGGATTTAGTGCTTGATCGCTCTTTAGATAAAATTGGGGCGAAAGGAGTTTTTACCGAAGAATTAGAAGAAAGCCTACGCAACGGAACCGTTGATATTGCGGTGCATAGCGCAAAGGATTTACAATCTACTTTACCCGATGATTTAGAGATATTGGCTTTTATGGAGCGCGAGAAGGTAAATGATGTGGTTATATCTTTTGATTCCAGCTTTACTTTAGACCGGGAACAAATTGTAATTGGCACTTCGTCTACGCGCCGGCGGGCCTTGTTAAAACGTTATTATCCGGATGTGATTACAGCCGAGTGCCGGGGCAACCTGCAAACGCGCTTGCAAAAATTAAAAGATAAGCAGTACGATGCTATTCTACTGGCTTACGCCGGAGTATATCGGATGCAATACAGTCATTTGATTACCGAAATTTTACCCGCAGATAAATTTGTGCCGGCGGCCGGACAAGGCAGCATTGCCATTGAATGTGCCAAAAATTTACCTTTAACTAAAAAACTGGCTCTCCGCAATTGCCTGGATCACGAACCCACGCACATTTGTTTAACTGCGGAGCGGGCTTTCCTGCGGACCATGGAGGGCGGCTGCAGCATTCCGTCGTTTGCACTGGCTACTTTGCATGTCGCGCATATCGAAATTACCGGTGGAATTGTGAGTTTAGACGGCCAGCAAATGATAACGGATACCTTGCAGGCGCCACCACACGAAGCTGATGCTTTAGGAACACATTTGGCTCAAAATATTTTAGCAATGGGCGGTGACGAAATTTTAACTTCCATCAAGAAAGAACGGTTTTAA
- a CDS encoding DNA polymerase III subunit, translating to MFFSEIEGHAETKKLLVNSVQNQHVAHAQLFLGTEGSANLALALAYATYLNCENKQPAEACGTCASCVKINKLIHPDVNFVMPVTTTKAQPKDALSQKFLAEWREFVLTNPYQTLNDWMQFIGAENKQGNISKDESRQLVKFSSLKAFEATFKIILIWLPELMHPAAANALLKLLEEPPANTIFLLVANSADKLLATILSRTQMVKVRSFTEEEIINYLTRKGLTNEMGAQQIALLAEGNLQAAMQLSAEMTNDYFDFFIKWMRHCYANKFGEVVELSEDFQKMGRENQKNFLHYALSSLRKVLLYGIDPGLISFIPPAEGDFIQRFSKIVREVNAPLLTEELNQAHYHIERNANPKMVFIDSSIQIARYLKLQN from the coding sequence ATGTTTTTTTCTGAAATAGAAGGGCACGCCGAAACAAAAAAACTACTGGTAAACTCGGTGCAGAACCAACACGTAGCGCACGCCCAATTGTTTTTAGGAACCGAAGGAAGCGCTAACCTGGCATTAGCTTTAGCGTACGCCACCTATTTAAATTGCGAAAATAAACAACCTGCCGAGGCGTGCGGCACCTGCGCGAGCTGCGTGAAAATCAATAAACTTATACATCCGGACGTTAATTTTGTCATGCCGGTAACTACTACTAAAGCCCAACCCAAAGATGCTTTGAGTCAGAAGTTTTTAGCAGAATGGCGGGAGTTTGTTTTAACGAACCCGTACCAAACGTTAAATGATTGGATGCAGTTTATTGGGGCCGAGAACAAACAGGGAAATATTTCGAAAGATGAAAGCCGGCAATTAGTAAAATTTTCCTCTTTGAAAGCCTTTGAAGCTACTTTTAAAATTATTTTAATCTGGTTACCCGAATTAATGCACCCGGCGGCGGCAAATGCTTTGCTCAAACTTCTGGAAGAACCGCCTGCGAATACTATATTCTTGCTGGTAGCCAATAGCGCTGATAAACTTCTCGCTACCATTCTATCGCGAACCCAAATGGTAAAGGTACGCTCCTTTACCGAAGAAGAAATTATCAACTATCTTACCCGAAAAGGTTTAACCAACGAAATGGGGGCGCAGCAAATTGCTTTACTAGCCGAAGGTAACTTACAGGCCGCTATGCAACTTAGCGCCGAAATGACGAATGATTATTTCGACTTTTTTATAAAATGGATGCGTCACTGTTACGCGAATAAGTTTGGCGAGGTAGTAGAGTTAAGCGAAGATTTTCAGAAGATGGGCCGCGAGAACCAGAAAAACTTTTTGCATTATGCTTTAAGTAGCCTGCGTAAGGTATTGTTGTACGGCATTGACCCAGGATTAATTTCTTTTATTCCACCGGCCGAAGGAGATTTTATTCAAAGATTTTCAAAAATAGTGCGCGAAGTAAACGCACCACTTTTAACAGAAGAATTAAACCAGGCGCATTATCACATCGAGCGGAATGCTAATCCTAAAATGGTTTTTATTGATTCTTCTATCCAGATTGCCCGTTATTTAAAATTACAGAATTAA
- a CDS encoding GlmU family protein, with protein MNIILFDDKNIRPNLLPLTFTRPVAEIRVGILTIAEKWQKFTGQPVSYLTQPYLQKKYSCSAELTANIYINGAVCPNADLLKSLKKLKADKALFKNNVLLAFHGNEQVFETLSDFYNYSNAIPKNFDGEVTIIQEVWEIFTRNGQQIKADFDLITKGRKSCPVTDPHSVVYAPENVFLEEGVKLRAVVLNAESGPIYLGKNCEVQEGAVIRGAFALGEGSILNMGAKMRGDITIGPFCKVGGEISNSVIFGYSNKSHDGFLGNSVLGEWVNLGADTNTSNMKNNYADVKLWNYAKGGMKNTGLQFCGSIMGDHTKCGINTMLNTGTVTGVSANVFGAGYPRNFIPSFTWGGSPSLETYQLPKFFESASRAMERRFLVLDEIEKSILSNVYEQTKEYRTWEKI; from the coding sequence ATGAACATTATTCTTTTTGACGATAAAAATATTCGTCCGAACTTATTGCCCCTTACCTTTACCCGGCCGGTAGCGGAAATACGGGTGGGAATTTTAACCATTGCGGAAAAATGGCAAAAGTTTACCGGACAGCCTGTTTCGTACTTAACGCAACCGTATTTACAAAAAAAATACTCGTGTAGCGCCGAGTTAACGGCCAATATTTACATTAACGGTGCCGTTTGCCCTAATGCCGATTTGCTCAAAAGTTTAAAAAAACTAAAGGCGGACAAAGCTTTGTTTAAAAACAATGTTTTACTCGCTTTCCACGGCAACGAGCAGGTATTCGAAACCTTATCCGATTTTTATAACTACAGCAATGCCATTCCTAAAAATTTCGACGGTGAGGTAACCATTATTCAGGAGGTTTGGGAAATATTTACCCGGAATGGCCAGCAGATTAAAGCTGATTTTGATTTAATTACCAAAGGCCGGAAAAGTTGCCCCGTAACAGATCCCCATTCAGTGGTATACGCCCCCGAAAATGTTTTTTTAGAGGAAGGCGTAAAGCTGCGCGCCGTAGTACTAAATGCCGAAAGTGGCCCTATTTATCTGGGTAAAAATTGCGAAGTGCAGGAGGGTGCTGTTATAAGAGGAGCGTTTGCTTTAGGTGAAGGCAGCATTTTAAACATGGGCGCTAAAATGCGCGGCGATATTACTATTGGGCCTTTTTGTAAAGTAGGCGGCGAAATTAGCAATTCGGTTATTTTTGGCTACTCCAATAAAAGTCACGATGGATTTTTAGGAAATTCGGTCCTGGGCGAGTGGGTTAATTTAGGAGCCGATACGAATACCTCTAACATGAAAAATAACTATGCCGATGTAAAGCTTTGGAATTACGCCAAAGGCGGCATGAAAAATACAGGCTTGCAGTTCTGCGGTTCCATTATGGGCGACCATACCAAATGCGGGATTAATACCATGCTGAATACCGGTACAGTAACCGGCGTAAGTGCGAATGTTTTTGGAGCCGGCTACCCCCGTAATTTTATTCCATCCTTTACCTGGGGAGGTTCGCCTAGTTTGGAAACCTACCAATTACCAAAGTTTTTCGAATCGGCAAGCAGAGCTATGGAGCGTCGCTTCCTGGTACTCGATGAAATTGAAAAAAGCATTTTAAGCAACGTTTATGAACAAACCAAAGAATATCGTACTTGGGAAAAAATTTAA
- a CDS encoding type B 50S ribosomal protein L31: MKKDIHPTYREVVFQDTSSDFKFITRSTMTSNETITMEDGKTYPVIKVEVSSASHPFYTGKNIFVDTAGRVEKFQKRYAKK; encoded by the coding sequence ATGAAAAAAGATATTCATCCCACATACAGAGAGGTAGTATTTCAGGATACATCCAGCGATTTTAAATTTATTACCCGCTCTACCATGACTTCCAACGAAACTATTACCATGGAAGACGGTAAAACCTACCCGGTAATTAAAGTAGAAGTATCTTCGGCGTCGCACCCGTTTTATACGGGTAAAAACATTTTCGTGGATACTGCCGGTCGGGTGGAGAAATTCCAGAAACGTTACGCCAAGAAATAA